One part of the Streptomyces sp. NBC_00286 genome encodes these proteins:
- a CDS encoding helix-turn-helix transcriptional regulator: protein MTRDEVLALPVTVDVLTAGKAFGFSRNTTYELIKSGEFPVPVRPYGKGKRRVLTSELWDALGVRPSD, encoded by the coding sequence ATGACCCGGGACGAGGTGCTCGCGTTGCCGGTGACGGTCGACGTCCTGACGGCGGGCAAGGCGTTCGGCTTCAGCAGGAACACGACGTACGAGCTGATCAAGTCCGGCGAGTTCCCGGTGCCGGTGCGCCCATACGGCAAGGGCAAGCGGAGGGTGCTTACTTCGGAGCTGTGGGATGCCCTCGGAGTGCGACCGTCGGATTAG